A region of Allocoleopsis franciscana PCC 7113 DNA encodes the following proteins:
- a CDS encoding glycogen/starch/alpha-glucan phosphorylase encodes MTTHENLFEHPHRRPVQPDIAPPEDVRIQIEDDRTGLTVETLKRAFADNLYYIQGKNESLATPFDYYMALAYTVRDRLLHRWINTTTTYLEQDVKSVHYLSAEFLMGRQLSNNLLNLGLYQRVLQALHESGLNLNDLTVLEAEPGLGNGGLGRLAACFLDSLATLEIPAVGYGIRYEFGIFDQRIQDGAQVEYPDKWLRFGNPWELRRPELTAEVLFGGYTEAYQDAEGNYRVRWIPERKVLGTPYDTPVPGYNNHTVNVLRLWRAGASEEFDFRVFDSGDYVGSVTSKIFSENISKVLYPNDNTEQGKQLRLEQQYFFVSCSLQDIIKTYRRNHQNFDQFHEKVAIQLNDTHPSIGVAELMRLLVDRYHLGWNRAWYITKNTFAYTNHTLLAEALERWPVSLFERLLPRHLEIIYEINRRFLDEVRAKYPDDTGRLARMSLIEEGGEKYVRMAHLACVGSHSINGVAALHTELLQQDVLRDFYALWPERFNNKTNGVTPRRWLLSSNPKLSELITEKIGLGWVTQLEQFKQLEPLVDDAEFCQRWRQIKQERKQELAEYILLYNDIVIDPNSLFDVQVKRLHEYKRQLLNVLYIITLYNRIKKNPNIDILPRTFIFAGKAAPGYFIAKLIIKLINSVAKVVNNDPDVRDRLKVVFLEGFSVSLGERVYPAAELSEQISTAGKEASGTGNMKFAMNGALTIGTLDGANIEIREAVGAENFFLFGLTTEEVYALKAKGYNPMDYYNTNGELREVMERIASGYFCPENPHLFQPIVDSLMHKDEYLLFADYQSYIQCQEQVSQAYRHQENWTRMSILNSARMGFFSSDRTIREYCQDIWKVEPVKIDLKEYSQETAGLKIPQPPTLA; translated from the coding sequence ATGACTACCCATGAAAATTTATTCGAGCATCCTCATCGTAGACCTGTACAGCCCGACATTGCTCCCCCAGAGGATGTACGGATTCAGATTGAAGATGATCGCACTGGCTTGACGGTTGAGACACTCAAACGAGCCTTTGCCGATAACCTGTACTATATTCAGGGAAAAAATGAGTCTTTAGCGACACCCTTCGACTATTACATGGCGCTCGCCTATACCGTGCGCGATCGCCTACTCCATCGCTGGATTAATACAACCACTACATATCTTGAGCAAGATGTCAAGAGTGTACATTACCTGTCGGCAGAATTTTTAATGGGGCGGCAGTTGAGCAATAACCTGCTTAACTTAGGTCTGTACCAACGAGTTCTGCAAGCGCTGCACGAATCGGGTCTCAACCTGAATGACCTAACTGTACTCGAAGCAGAACCCGGACTGGGCAATGGAGGGTTGGGGCGTCTGGCAGCTTGCTTCCTCGACTCCCTAGCAACCTTAGAAATTCCGGCGGTTGGCTACGGGATACGTTACGAATTTGGCATCTTTGACCAACGGATTCAGGATGGTGCTCAAGTCGAATACCCGGACAAGTGGCTCCGCTTCGGCAACCCCTGGGAACTCCGACGCCCAGAATTAACCGCTGAGGTACTCTTCGGAGGGTACACCGAAGCTTATCAGGACGCAGAAGGCAATTATCGAGTGCGTTGGATTCCAGAGCGGAAAGTTTTAGGCACGCCCTACGATACACCCGTGCCTGGGTACAACAACCATACGGTGAACGTCCTACGTCTGTGGCGTGCGGGTGCTTCTGAAGAGTTCGATTTTCGCGTGTTCGATAGTGGTGACTATGTCGGTTCTGTCACCAGTAAGATATTCTCCGAGAATATCTCCAAAGTTCTCTATCCCAACGACAATACAGAGCAGGGTAAGCAACTACGCCTAGAGCAGCAGTATTTCTTCGTGAGCTGTTCTTTACAGGACATAATCAAGACCTATCGCCGAAATCACCAGAATTTCGACCAATTCCATGAGAAAGTAGCCATCCAACTCAATGACACTCACCCTTCTATTGGTGTGGCTGAGTTAATGCGGCTGTTGGTGGATCGGTATCACTTGGGTTGGAACCGAGCTTGGTACATCACCAAAAACACCTTTGCCTATACCAACCATACCCTGCTGGCAGAAGCTCTGGAACGCTGGCCTGTGAGCCTGTTTGAACGCCTGCTGCCTAGGCATCTGGAGATTATCTATGAAATCAACCGCCGCTTCCTGGATGAAGTACGTGCCAAGTATCCCGATGATACGGGACGACTTGCTCGCATGTCCCTGATTGAGGAAGGGGGTGAAAAGTACGTCCGCATGGCACACTTAGCTTGTGTCGGTAGCCATTCGATTAATGGAGTGGCGGCGCTACATACAGAATTGCTTCAGCAGGATGTCCTTCGAGACTTTTATGCCTTGTGGCCTGAGCGGTTTAATAATAAGACGAATGGGGTGACACCACGTCGCTGGCTGTTGTCGAGCAATCCCAAATTATCTGAACTGATTACCGAGAAGATTGGCTTGGGTTGGGTGACTCAGCTAGAACAATTCAAGCAACTAGAACCCTTGGTGGATGATGCTGAGTTTTGCCAGCGCTGGCGTCAGATTAAGCAAGAACGTAAGCAAGAATTAGCGGAATACATTCTGCTCTACAACGATATTGTCATCGATCCCAATTCTTTGTTTGATGTTCAAGTCAAGCGGCTTCATGAATACAAACGTCAGTTGCTCAATGTGTTGTATATCATTACGCTGTACAACCGGATTAAGAAGAATCCGAATATTGATATCCTGCCCCGAACCTTTATCTTCGCCGGGAAAGCTGCTCCGGGCTACTTCATCGCCAAGCTGATTATTAAGTTAATCAATTCGGTGGCGAAAGTGGTGAACAACGACCCCGATGTGCGCGATCGCCTCAAGGTTGTGTTCCTAGAGGGCTTCTCTGTGTCTCTGGGTGAGCGAGTTTACCCGGCGGCTGAACTTTCGGAGCAAATCTCCACTGCCGGGAAGGAAGCGTCCGGCACGGGTAATATGAAGTTTGCGATGAATGGGGCGCTGACGATTGGTACCCTGGATGGTGCCAATATTGAGATTCGAGAAGCTGTGGGGGCAGAAAATTTCTTCCTGTTTGGTCTCACCACTGAGGAAGTTTACGCCCTGAAAGCCAAGGGATACAATCCAATGGACTACTACAATACCAATGGGGAACTGCGGGAAGTGATGGAGCGGATTGCTTCGGGATACTTCTGTCCAGAGAATCCCCATTTGTTCCAGCCGATTGTCGATTCGCTGATGCACAAAGACGAATATCTGCTGTTTGCAGACTACCAGTCTTATATCCAGTGTCAGGAGCAAGTCAGTCAAGCTTATCGCCATCAGGAGAACTGGACTCGGATGTCGATTCTCAACTCGGCGCGTATGGGTTTCTTTTCCAGCGATCGCACCATTCGGGAATATTGCCAGGATATCTGGAAAGTGGAGCCAGTTAAGATTGACTTAAAAGAGTACAGCCAAGAAACGGCTGGCTTGAAGATCCCTCAGCCACCGACTCTTGCGTGA